A window of the Dioscorea cayenensis subsp. rotundata cultivar TDr96_F1 chromosome 14, TDr96_F1_v2_PseudoChromosome.rev07_lg8_w22 25.fasta, whole genome shotgun sequence genome harbors these coding sequences:
- the LOC120275912 gene encoding lignin-forming anionic peroxidase-like, producing the protein MGSRVCVSCFVAIMLLLMASARQTDAQLTSTFYDKSCPAALSTIRKAVRTAIAKERRMAASLIRLHFHDCFVQGCDASVLLDDAPSINSEKNAFQNFRSLRGFEVVDSIKATVEKACPGVVSCADILAVASRDASEYVNGPMWTVKLGRRDSITASKDLAEADLPIAFNDLDAQISSFAKQGLSVRDMVALSGAHTIGQAQCATFRGRVYNDTNIDAGFARMRRRGCPVSDGNGNLAPLDLVTPNSFDNNYYKNLIQKKGLLHSDQVLFNGGSTDDIVTSYSKDKTAFYSDFASAMVKMGDISPLTGSSGQIRKVCSVVN; encoded by the exons atgggatcaaGAGTCTGTGTCTCGTGCTTTGTTGCTATAATGCTGTTGCTAATGGCGTCTGCCAGGCAGACCGATGCACAGCTAACATCAACCTTCTATGATAAGTCATGCCCGGCAGCACTGTCGACCATTCGGAAAGCAGTCAGGACAGCCATTGCTAAGGAGCGCCGCATGGCTGCGTCCCTTATCCGTCTCCATTTCCATGATTGCTTTGTTCAG GGATGTGATGCATCAGTTCTGCTGGATGATGCTCCTTCAATCAATAGTGAGAAAAACGCATTCCAGAACTTCCGTTCTTTGAGAGGCTTTGAAGTGGTTGATAGCATAAAAGCAACAGTTGAGAAGGCTTGCCCTGGTGTTGTTTCCTGTGCTGACATCCTTGCTGTTGCCTCACGAGATGCTTCTGAATAT GTGAATGGTCCGATGTGGACAGTGAAGCTTGGAAGAAGAGACTCTATAACAGCAAGCAAAGACTTAGCTGAGGCAGACCTGCCAATAGCTTTCAATGATCTTGATGCACAGATCTCTTCATTTGCTAAGCAAGGTTTAAGCGTTAGAGACATGGTTGCACTCTCAG GTGCTCATACAATAGGGCAGGCTCAATGCGCCACCTTTAGAGGGAGAGTTTACAATGATACTAACATTGACGCAGGCTTTGCTAGAATGAGGAGGAGAGGTTGTCCTGTGTCTGATGGCAATGGCAACTTGGCTCCTCTTGATCTTGTGACACCCAACTCTTTTGACAACAACTACTACAAGAATCTCATTCAGAAGAAGGGATTACTTCATTCTGATCAAGTTCTGTTTAATGGTGGATCCACTGATGATATTGTAACTAGCTACAGCAAAGACAAAACCGCCTTCTACTCTGACTTTGCTTCTGCTATGGTGAAGATGGGAGACATCAGTCCTCTCACCGGTTCTTCTGGTCAGATCAGGAAGGTTTGCAGTGTTGTCAACTGA
- the LOC120275943 gene encoding lignin-forming anionic peroxidase-like → MASWVSSIHVAWVGAIMLLLLMSAMQTHAQLTPTFYEKSCPAALKTIRKAVRTAIAKERRMAASLIRLHFHDCFVQGCDASVLLDDAPSINSEKNAFQNFRSLRGFEVVDSIKAAVEKVCSGVVSCADILAVASRDASEYVNGPTWTVKLGRRDSTTASKDLAEADLPIAFNDLDAQISSFANQGLSVRDMVALSGAHTIGQAQCATFRGRVYNDTNIDAGFARMRRRGCPVSDGNGNLAPLDLVTPNSFDNNYFKNLIKKKGLLHSDQVLFNGGSTDDIVTSYSTNKAAFYSDFASAMLKMGDIKTLTGSSGQIRKICSIVN, encoded by the exons ATGGCTTCTTGGGTTTCAAGCATTCATGTTGCATGGGTTGGTGCTATCATGCTGTTGCTATTGATGTCAGCCATGCAAACACATGCACAGCTGACACCTACCTTCTATGAGAAGTCCTGCCCAGCAGCACTCAAGACGATTAGGAAGGCTGTTAGAACAGCCATTGCCAAGGAACGTCGCATGGCAGCCTCACTCATTCGCCTCCATTTCCATGATTGTTTTGTTCAG GGATGTGATGCATCAGTTCTATTGGATGATGCTCCTTCAATCAATAGTGAGAAAAACGCATTCCAGAACTTCCGTTCTTTGAGAGGCTTTGAAGTGGTTGATAGCATAAAAGCAGCAGTTGAGAAGGTTTGCTCTGGTGTTGTTTCCTGTGCTGACATTCTTGCCGTTGCTTCACGAGATGCCTCTGaatat GTGAATGGTCCGACGTGGACAGTGAAGCTTGGAAGAAGGGACTCCACAACAGCAAGCAAAGACTTAGCTGAGGCAGACCTGCCAATAGCTTTCAATGATCTTGATGCACAGATCTCTTCATTTGCTAATCAAGGTTTAAGCGTTAGAGACATGGTTGCTCTCTCAG GTGCTCATACAATAGGCCAAGCTCAATGTGCCACCTTTAGAGGGAGGGTTTACAATGACACTAACATTGACGCTGGCTTTGCTAGAATGAGGAGGAGAGGTTGTCCTGTGTCTGATGGCAATGGCAACTTGGCTCCTCTTGATCTGGTGACACCCAACTCCTTTGATAACAACTATTTCAAGAACCTTATCAAGAAGAAGGGACTGCTTCACTCTGATCAGGTTCTGTTTAACGGTGGATCCACTGATGATATTGTGACTAGTTACAGCACAAACAAGGCTGCTTTCTACTCTGACTTTGCTTCTGCCATGCTGAAGATGGGAGACATCAAGACTCTAACTGGGTCTTCTGGCCAAATTAGGAAGATCTGTAGCATCGTTAACTGA
- the LOC120275944 gene encoding copper chaperone for superoxide dismutase, chloroplastic isoform X1, whose protein sequence is MVAFLRTISAATAIAAAAAALSSSSSSSSSPRFPIKSNIPLPSSLPLLSISRAFAAPRNPSPSLAALRMDSVATELKPSDQQEAGDLPELLTEFMVDMKCEGCVSAVKNNLLKLKGVKNVDADLSNQVVRVLGSIPLKNMVDALEQTGRKAKLIGQGSPDDFLVSAAVAEFKGPDIYGVVRLAQVNMELARIEASFSGLSPGQHAWSINEFGDLTKGAASTGKEFNPAYNASEKPLGDLGTIEALETGEAHFSGAKEMIRVADLIGRAIVVYGTEDKSVPGIAAAVIARSAGVGENYKKICTCDGVTIWEST, encoded by the exons ccattgctgctgctgctgccgctctctcctcctcctcctcttcctcgtCTTCTCCTCGTTTTCCCATCAAATCCAATATCCCACTCCCCTCATCGCTTCCCCTTCTCTCGATATCCAGGGCCTTTGCCGCTCCAAGGAATCCAAGCCCCTCACTTGCCGCCCTCCGGATGGATTCCGTGGCCACCGAGCTCAAGCCCTCTGACCAG CAGGAAGCTGGGGATTTGCCGGAACTTCTG ACTGAATTTATGGTGGATATGAAGTGTGAAGGTTGTGTTTCTGCAGTGAAGAATAATCTCCTGAAGCTTAAAG GTGTGAAAAATGTTGATGCTGATTTAAGTAACCAGGTAGTAAGAGTTCTTGGTTCTATCCCTCTGAAAAATATGGTTGATGCTCTGGAGCAGACTGGTCGAAAAGCTAAATTAATAGGGCAAGGCAGTCCTGATG ACTTTCTAGTCTCTGCAGCTGTTGCTGAATTCAAAGGCCCAGATATATATGGTGTCGTACGCTTAGCTCAAGTAAACATGGAATTAGCACGAATAGAAGCCAGCTTCAGTGGTTTGTCACCTGGGCAGCATGCATGGTCCATAAATGAGTTTGGTGATTTAACTAAAGGAGCAGCAAGCACTGGAAAGGAGTTCAATCCTGCATATAATGCCTCTGAAAAG CCACTGGGTGACCTGGGAACAATTGAAGCTCTTGAGACGGGTGAAGCTCATTTCTCCGGTGCCAAGGAGATGATAAGAGTTGCCGATCTCATTGGCCGGGCCATTGTTGTTTACGGAACTGAAGACAAATCAGTTCCTGGCATAGCAGCTGCAGTTATAGCAAGAAGTGCCGGAGTTGGTGAGAACTACAAGAAAATTTGCACCTGCGATGGTGTAACCATATGGGAATCAACCTGA
- the LOC120276467 gene encoding cytochrome P450 704C1-like, which translates to MDVLTKLQPICVAISIALLLPIILVLKLILRPLFAKKWRRRNYPPVAGTVFQQLKNFHRLQDFQTDISHKYKTFRMLTPSCNYVYTIDPVNVEYILKTNFANYGKGKAFHDVTKDLLGDGIFAVDGEKWRQQRKIASYEFSARVLRDYSSAVFRNTAAKLVEIISVAVNSEQMIDIQDLSMKSTLDSIFKVGFGVELGTLSGSNKEGRNFAKAFDDVNRTILKRFLDVSWKIKRFLSIGEEADMKKNIRYIDDFVHMLMKEKMEQSANHKDDVMIKEDILSRFLMERKKDPSTMSDQYLRDIILNFVIAGRDTTAGTLSWFFYMLCKHPDVQEKVAQEIRETTNTKDKIPFSEFSLALTEEALNNMQYLHAALSETLRLYPAVPLDAKECSSDDTLPDGFAVKKGDMVNYQPYAMGRMKFLWGDDADNFRPERWFNDEGVFQPENPFKFTAFQAGPRICLGKDFAYRQMKILAATLLQFFRFKLWDENKLVNYRTMLTLQIDGGLQLCAMQR; encoded by the exons ATGGACGTCCTTACAAAGCTTCAACCAATCTGTGTAGCAATCTCAATAGCACTGTTACTCCCAATTATCCTTGTCCTCAAACTCATCCTTAGGCCTTTGTTCGCCaagaaatggagaagaagaaattacCCTCCAGTTGCGGGAACCGTGTTTCAACAGTTGAAGAACTTCCATAGACTCCAGGACTTCCAAACTGACATCTCTCACAAGTACAAGACTTTCAGGATGCTTACCCCTTCCTGCAACTATGTCTACACTATTGATCCGGTTAACGTTGAGTATATCTTGAAAACTAACTTTGCAAACTATGGCAAG GGAAAGGCTTTTCATGATGTTACAAAGGATCTCCTGGGAGATGGGATCTTTGCAGTAGATGGTGAGAAGTGGAGGCAGCAGAGAAAGATTGCAAGCTATGAGTTCTCTGCAAGAGTCTTGAGGGATTACAGTAGTGCAGTGTTCAGAAATACTGCTGCCAAACTGGTTGAGATTATTTCAGTGGCTGTAAACTCTGAACAGATGATTGATATCCAA GACTTGTCAATGAAATCAACCTTGGATTCAATATTCAAGGTTGGATTTGGGGTGGAGCTTGGCACACTTTCAGGTTCCAACAAGGAAGGGAGAAACTTTGCAAAGGCATTTGATGATGTAAACCGAACAATATTGAAGCGCTTCCTTGATGTCTCTTGGAAAATTAAGCGGTTTCTCAGTATTGGTGAAGAAGCTGATATGAAGAAGAACATCAGATACATTGATGATTTCGTTCATATGCTTATGAAGGAGAAGATGGAACAATCAGCTAATCACAAGGATGATGTT ATGATCAAAGAGGATATTTTGTCAAGATTTCTAATGGAGAGGAAGAAGGATCCTTCAACCATGAGTGATCAGTACTTGAGAGACATAATCTTGAATTTTGTCATTGCAGGCAGAGACACAACTGCCGGTACACTCTCATGGTTCTTCTATATGCTGTGCAAGCATCCTGATGTGCAGGAGAAGGTAGCacaagaaatcagagaaacaaccAACACCAAAGACAAAATTCCATTCAGTGAATTTTCCTTAGCTTTAACTGAAGAAGCCCTCAACAACATGCAGTATCTGCACGCAGCTCTATCGGAAACACTAAGGCTATACCCTGCTGTTCCATTG GATGCAAAGGAATGCTCCTCAGATGATACATTGCCAGATGGTTTTGCCGTGAAGAAAGGGGATATGGTGAACTATCAGCCTTATGCTATGGGCAGAATGAAGTTCCTCTGGGGTGATGATGCGGATAACTTTCGCCCTGAGAGATGGTTCAATGATGAGGGGGTTTTCCAGCCAGAGAACCCTTTTAAGTTTACTGCTTTCCAG GCTGGTCCAAGAATCTGCCTAGGAAAGGACTTTGCCTACAGACAAATGAAGATCCTTGCCGCAACTCTCCTACAGTTCTTCAGGTTCAAACTCTGGGATGAGAACAAACTGGTAAATTATAGGACTATGTTAACTCTTCAAATTGATGGAGGGCTCCAATTATGTGCGATGCAAAGGTAA
- the LOC120275944 gene encoding copper chaperone for superoxide dismutase, chloroplastic isoform X2, whose protein sequence is MVAFLRTISAATAIAAAAAALSSSSSSSSSPRFPIKSNIPLPSSLPLLSISRAFAAPRNPSPSLAALRMDSVATELKPSDQEAGDLPELLTEFMVDMKCEGCVSAVKNNLLKLKGVKNVDADLSNQVVRVLGSIPLKNMVDALEQTGRKAKLIGQGSPDDFLVSAAVAEFKGPDIYGVVRLAQVNMELARIEASFSGLSPGQHAWSINEFGDLTKGAASTGKEFNPAYNASEKPLGDLGTIEALETGEAHFSGAKEMIRVADLIGRAIVVYGTEDKSVPGIAAAVIARSAGVGENYKKICTCDGVTIWEST, encoded by the exons ccattgctgctgctgctgccgctctctcctcctcctcctcttcctcgtCTTCTCCTCGTTTTCCCATCAAATCCAATATCCCACTCCCCTCATCGCTTCCCCTTCTCTCGATATCCAGGGCCTTTGCCGCTCCAAGGAATCCAAGCCCCTCACTTGCCGCCCTCCGGATGGATTCCGTGGCCACCGAGCTCAAGCCCTCTGACCAG GAAGCTGGGGATTTGCCGGAACTTCTG ACTGAATTTATGGTGGATATGAAGTGTGAAGGTTGTGTTTCTGCAGTGAAGAATAATCTCCTGAAGCTTAAAG GTGTGAAAAATGTTGATGCTGATTTAAGTAACCAGGTAGTAAGAGTTCTTGGTTCTATCCCTCTGAAAAATATGGTTGATGCTCTGGAGCAGACTGGTCGAAAAGCTAAATTAATAGGGCAAGGCAGTCCTGATG ACTTTCTAGTCTCTGCAGCTGTTGCTGAATTCAAAGGCCCAGATATATATGGTGTCGTACGCTTAGCTCAAGTAAACATGGAATTAGCACGAATAGAAGCCAGCTTCAGTGGTTTGTCACCTGGGCAGCATGCATGGTCCATAAATGAGTTTGGTGATTTAACTAAAGGAGCAGCAAGCACTGGAAAGGAGTTCAATCCTGCATATAATGCCTCTGAAAAG CCACTGGGTGACCTGGGAACAATTGAAGCTCTTGAGACGGGTGAAGCTCATTTCTCCGGTGCCAAGGAGATGATAAGAGTTGCCGATCTCATTGGCCGGGCCATTGTTGTTTACGGAACTGAAGACAAATCAGTTCCTGGCATAGCAGCTGCAGTTATAGCAAGAAGTGCCGGAGTTGGTGAGAACTACAAGAAAATTTGCACCTGCGATGGTGTAACCATATGGGAATCAACCTGA